In the Ferribacterium limneticum genome, GCTGATCTGCCAGCCGATCAGGCTGAGGAGCACGAGCAGGAGTGCTGCGATGCCGCCGAGCAGCATGGCACCCTCCTTATATTCGCGCTCAACATCATCGATGTAGATGCCGGTGCCGATCACCCAGCCCCAGGGCGAGAAAAGTGCGGCATAGGAAAGTTTCGGTTCAGCCTTTTGTTGCCCGGCCCGGGGAAACCAGTAATCGACAAAGCCACCGCTCGCCTGGGCGGCGCTGATCAGTTCCCTGATGATCAGTTTGCCGTTGGTATCCTTGAGGTCGAGCTTCTCTTGCCCTTCCATGCTGGGATTTGCACCGTGCAGGAAATAAACCCCCTTGGTGTCGATGCCGAAGTAGTAGTCATCCTTCTCGAAGCGAAGGCCACGGAGGATGTCGCGGGCAGATTTCTTGGCCTCTTCTTCGCTCAGCTTGCCTGCACCGACCAGCTTGTGCTGCTGGTCGATCACGCCGGCGGCGACCTCGACGAGGTTGCGCAGCTTGATCTTGCGATCCTCCATCATGGTGTCCTTGAGCTGATAGAGGGAGGTGAAACAGAGTATCAGCAGACCCAGCAAGGTCAGTCCGATGAGCAGATAGATGCGTGTCGAGACACGGCTTCCAGAGAATCCCATGATTTTCCCCTGTATTGCTTTGGTTATAGATATGCGATTATGGTAACGCTAAAATTAACAAAACAGCAATTAATTATTTGAGACGGAAGCGCAACCACAACAAGGTGTCGCGGGGGCTGTCGGCAGGAATGCTGCTCAGGGAGCGGACGGCCTTGAGTGCGGCCTCATCGAGAAATGCATGGCCGCAGCTTTGCTCGACACGGGCTGCGACCACCTTGCCTGATTCGTCAAGGACCAGCAAGACCTGGACATCGCCTTCCAGACCACGGGCAATGGCTTCGGCCGGATAAAACTGGCCGGCCGCATCCAGTTTTTTCAGGTGTTCGCGAACAGCCTGGTTAAAGGATTTCGGGGTGTTGGCCTGGTTTGGCTTGGCTGGGCGTGGCTTTAGGCTGTCGACTGGCCTGGGTGGCTCAGGCAGCTTCAGCAGCGGTGGTGGCTGATCAACCGGCGGTGGACTGCGCAGTTCAGCCTGCAGCGGCCGGGCAGTCTCGGGCTTGGACGGGGATTTGACTGCATCTGGCAAAAATGGCAATAGATGCAAAGAGAGCGACAGCGCCAGCGCTGCAAAAAGCCGGTGATCGATCCGGGTCATGAGAAAATGGTGGCTGGCCTGAGGCAATGGAAACGCAATGAGACTAACTGCAAAACGACTGGTCGCCATGATAATCGGGATGGGGCTGCTGCTGTCGGCGGCAAGCCCGGTTTTTTCGGCCGATGCCGGGGTGTCGCCGGACCCGATCGCATTTACCAACAGCATGGAACTGGGTGACTTGCGGCAGGCCGAAGCCTGGCTCGATGCCGGGATGTCGCCGGATTTCATGGGCAGCCGGGTCGGTTCCGGGCTGATGAT is a window encoding:
- a CDS encoding energy transducer TonB encodes the protein MTRIDHRLFAALALSLSLHLLPFLPDAVKSPSKPETARPLQAELRSPPPVDQPPPLLKLPEPPRPVDSLKPRPAKPNQANTPKSFNQAVREHLKKLDAAGQFYPAEAIARGLEGDVQVLLVLDESGKVVAARVEQSCGHAFLDEAALKAVRSLSSIPADSPRDTLLWLRFRLK